A region from the Andrena cerasifolii isolate SP2316 chromosome 11, iyAndCera1_principal, whole genome shotgun sequence genome encodes:
- the Hrb27c gene encoding heterogeneous nuclear ribonucleoprotein at 27C isoform X2 — translation MRVKTEMDDDEKGKLFVGGLSWETTQENLQRYFGRYGEVIDCVVMKNSESGRSRGFGFVTFSDPANVPLVLQNGPHQLDGRTIDPKPCNPRTQQKPKRSGGFPKVFLGGLPSNVTETDLRSFFTRFGKVMEVVIMYDQEKKKSRGFGFLSFEDEDAVDRCVAEHFVNLNGKQVEIKRAEPRDSSSKMNDSHQGQWGPPQPGGPPMGMAGNMGPMGGPNGQMGGPMMGGPMGPPGNMMQQYQSWGTSPQTGGYAGYTTQYNSQGWGAPPGPPQQQQIPPPPHHQWGSSYNVQPAAATQGYGSYGGPAAAASGGYGPTAGTGGAAGGGPGGSWNSWNMPQNGPPPGTQPPPQPPQPNSSQPNSNSNPSGPQGDMYSRQTTGSGAPGSSSSSAKTPDYTGYSAYGNYADTSYPQRSYQGGESNQGTARDWHGGCGNRKRGRIAQENLIEGGDGVSRSTKRNRNI, via the exons ATGAGAGTGAAGACCGAAATGGACGACGACGAAAAGGG AAAGCTGTTTGTCGGTGGTTTGTCCTGGGAGACAACACAAGAAAATCTTCAGCGTTACTTTGGCCGCTACGGCGAAGTAATCGACTGTGTTGTTATGAAAAACAGCGAATCTGGCCGTAGCCGTGGATTTGGATTCGTAACATTCAGCGATCCCGCTAACGTCCCTTTGGTTCTGCAGAATGGGCCGCATCAGCTCGACGGGCGCACT ATCGACCCGAAACCGTGTAATCCGCGCACTCAACAAAAGCCAAAACGCAGTGGCGGCTTTCCGAAAGTTTTCCTCGGTGGCTTACCGAGTAATGTGACAGAGACCGACTTGAGGTCTTTCTTTACACGCTTTGGCAAAGTTATGGAAGTCGTCATAATGTACGATCAGGAAAAGAAGAAATCAAGGG GATTTGGCTTTCTCAGCTTCGAGGATGAAGATGCCGTGGACCGGTGTGTAGCAGAGCATTTCGTCAACTTGAATGGAAAACAG GTTGAGATCAAGCGTGCAGAACCACGAGACTCTTCTAGTAAAATGAACGACAGTCATCAGGGTCAGTGGGGTCCACCGCAACCTGGTGGACCTCCAATGGGCATGGCTGGGAATATGGGGCCTATGGGTGGCCCGAATGGACAAATGGGTGGACCTATGATGGGTGGCCCGATGGGACCGCCAGGAAACATGATGCAGCAGTATCAGAGCTGGGGCACTAGTCCTCAGACTGGTGGATATGCTGGGTACACCACTCAGTACAACTCTCAGGGTTGGGGTGCACCTCCTGGCCCTCCTCAGCAACAGCAGATTCCACCTCCACCCCATCATCAATGGGGTAGCAGTTACAATGTGCAGCCTGCAGCAGCTACTCAAGGTTACGGCAGTTATG GTGGGCCTGCGGCGGCCGCTTCAGGGGGCTATGGGCCTACGGCGGGTACTGGCGGGGCTGCGGGGGGCGGGCCCGGGGGTTCATGGAACTCCTGGAACATGCCACAGAATGGGCCCCCTCCTGGGACCCAGCCACCACCACAGCCCCCTCAGCCCAATTCCTCGCAGCCCAACTCCAACTCGAACCCCTCTGGCCCGCAGG GTGACATGTATTCGCGACAAACCACCGGCTCAGGTGCACCTGGGTCCAGTAGCAGTTCAGCTAAGACTCCAGATTATACTGGCTACTCCGCATATGGTAATTACGCTGACACCAGTTATCCTCAGCGTTCATATCAGGGAGGAGAAAGCAACCAAG GGACGGCGAGGGATTGGCACGGGGGGTGTGGAAATCGAAAACGTGGCAGGATCGCCCAGGAAAATTTGATAGAGGGTGGGGATGGTGTATCGCGCAGCACGAAGCGCAACAGAAATATATGA
- the Hrb27c gene encoding heterogeneous nuclear ribonucleoprotein at 27C isoform X6: protein MRVKTEMDDDEKGKLFVGGLSWETTQENLQRYFGRYGEVIDCVVMKNSESGRSRGFGFVTFSDPANVPLVLQNGPHQLDGRTIDPKPCNPRTQQKPKRSGGFPKVFLGGLPSNVTETDLRSFFTRFGKVMEVVIMYDQEKKKSRGFGFLSFEDEDAVDRCVAEHFVNLNGKQVEIKRAEPRDSSSKMNDSHQGQWGPPQPGGPPMGMAGNMGPMGGPNGQMGGPMMGGPMGPPGNMMQQYQSWGTSPQTGGYAGYTTQYNSQGWGAPPGPPQQQQIPPPPHHQWGSSYNVQPAAATQGYGSYGGPAAAASGGYGPTAGTGGAAGGGPGGSWNSWNMPQNGPPPGTQPPPQPPQPNSSQPNSNSNPSGPQAKLSPLEFRSRSLGYSYIVTTFSW, encoded by the exons ATGAGAGTGAAGACCGAAATGGACGACGACGAAAAGGG AAAGCTGTTTGTCGGTGGTTTGTCCTGGGAGACAACACAAGAAAATCTTCAGCGTTACTTTGGCCGCTACGGCGAAGTAATCGACTGTGTTGTTATGAAAAACAGCGAATCTGGCCGTAGCCGTGGATTTGGATTCGTAACATTCAGCGATCCCGCTAACGTCCCTTTGGTTCTGCAGAATGGGCCGCATCAGCTCGACGGGCGCACT ATCGACCCGAAACCGTGTAATCCGCGCACTCAACAAAAGCCAAAACGCAGTGGCGGCTTTCCGAAAGTTTTCCTCGGTGGCTTACCGAGTAATGTGACAGAGACCGACTTGAGGTCTTTCTTTACACGCTTTGGCAAAGTTATGGAAGTCGTCATAATGTACGATCAGGAAAAGAAGAAATCAAGGG GATTTGGCTTTCTCAGCTTCGAGGATGAAGATGCCGTGGACCGGTGTGTAGCAGAGCATTTCGTCAACTTGAATGGAAAACAG GTTGAGATCAAGCGTGCAGAACCACGAGACTCTTCTAGTAAAATGAACGACAGTCATCAGGGTCAGTGGGGTCCACCGCAACCTGGTGGACCTCCAATGGGCATGGCTGGGAATATGGGGCCTATGGGTGGCCCGAATGGACAAATGGGTGGACCTATGATGGGTGGCCCGATGGGACCGCCAGGAAACATGATGCAGCAGTATCAGAGCTGGGGCACTAGTCCTCAGACTGGTGGATATGCTGGGTACACCACTCAGTACAACTCTCAGGGTTGGGGTGCACCTCCTGGCCCTCCTCAGCAACAGCAGATTCCACCTCCACCCCATCATCAATGGGGTAGCAGTTACAATGTGCAGCCTGCAGCAGCTACTCAAGGTTACGGCAGTTATG GTGGGCCTGCGGCGGCCGCTTCAGGGGGCTATGGGCCTACGGCGGGTACTGGCGGGGCTGCGGGGGGCGGGCCCGGGGGTTCATGGAACTCCTGGAACATGCCACAGAATGGGCCCCCTCCTGGGACCCAGCCACCACCACAGCCCCCTCAGCCCAATTCCTCGCAGCCCAACTCCAACTCGAACCCCTCTGGCCCGCAGG CTAAGCTCAGTCCTTTGGAGTTCCGTTCTCGATCATTGGGATATTCTTATATCGTGACGACTTTTTCGTGGTAA
- the Hrb27c gene encoding heterogeneous nuclear ribonucleoprotein at 27C isoform X4 gives MRVKTEMDDDEKGKLFVGGLSWETTQENLQRYFGRYGEVIDCVVMKNSESGRSRGFGFVTFSDPANVPLVLQNGPHQLDGRTIDPKPCNPRTQQKPKRSGGFPKVFLGGLPSNVTETDLRSFFTRFGKVMEVVIMYDQEKKKSRGFGFLSFEDEDAVDRCVAEHFVNLNGKQVEIKRAEPRDSSSKMNDSHQGQWGPPQPGGPPMGMAGNMGPMGGPNGQMGGPMMGGPMGPPGNMMQQYQSWGTSPQTGGYAGYTTQYNSQGWGAPPGPPQQQQIPPPPHHQWGSSYNVQPAAATQGYGSYGGPAAAASGGYGPTAGTGGAAGGGPGGSWNSWNMPQNGPPPGTQPPPQPPQPNSSQPNSNSNPSGPQGDMYSRQTTGSGAPGSSSSSAKTPDYTGYSAYGNYADTSYPQRSYQGGESNQGSIFPRRPIYFSHWMTRGLWT, from the exons ATGAGAGTGAAGACCGAAATGGACGACGACGAAAAGGG AAAGCTGTTTGTCGGTGGTTTGTCCTGGGAGACAACACAAGAAAATCTTCAGCGTTACTTTGGCCGCTACGGCGAAGTAATCGACTGTGTTGTTATGAAAAACAGCGAATCTGGCCGTAGCCGTGGATTTGGATTCGTAACATTCAGCGATCCCGCTAACGTCCCTTTGGTTCTGCAGAATGGGCCGCATCAGCTCGACGGGCGCACT ATCGACCCGAAACCGTGTAATCCGCGCACTCAACAAAAGCCAAAACGCAGTGGCGGCTTTCCGAAAGTTTTCCTCGGTGGCTTACCGAGTAATGTGACAGAGACCGACTTGAGGTCTTTCTTTACACGCTTTGGCAAAGTTATGGAAGTCGTCATAATGTACGATCAGGAAAAGAAGAAATCAAGGG GATTTGGCTTTCTCAGCTTCGAGGATGAAGATGCCGTGGACCGGTGTGTAGCAGAGCATTTCGTCAACTTGAATGGAAAACAG GTTGAGATCAAGCGTGCAGAACCACGAGACTCTTCTAGTAAAATGAACGACAGTCATCAGGGTCAGTGGGGTCCACCGCAACCTGGTGGACCTCCAATGGGCATGGCTGGGAATATGGGGCCTATGGGTGGCCCGAATGGACAAATGGGTGGACCTATGATGGGTGGCCCGATGGGACCGCCAGGAAACATGATGCAGCAGTATCAGAGCTGGGGCACTAGTCCTCAGACTGGTGGATATGCTGGGTACACCACTCAGTACAACTCTCAGGGTTGGGGTGCACCTCCTGGCCCTCCTCAGCAACAGCAGATTCCACCTCCACCCCATCATCAATGGGGTAGCAGTTACAATGTGCAGCCTGCAGCAGCTACTCAAGGTTACGGCAGTTATG GTGGGCCTGCGGCGGCCGCTTCAGGGGGCTATGGGCCTACGGCGGGTACTGGCGGGGCTGCGGGGGGCGGGCCCGGGGGTTCATGGAACTCCTGGAACATGCCACAGAATGGGCCCCCTCCTGGGACCCAGCCACCACCACAGCCCCCTCAGCCCAATTCCTCGCAGCCCAACTCCAACTCGAACCCCTCTGGCCCGCAGG GTGACATGTATTCGCGACAAACCACCGGCTCAGGTGCACCTGGGTCCAGTAGCAGTTCAGCTAAGACTCCAGATTATACTGGCTACTCCGCATATGGTAATTACGCTGACACCAGTTATCCTCAGCGTTCATATCAGGGAGGAGAAAGCAACCAAG
- the Hrb27c gene encoding heterogeneous nuclear ribonucleoprotein at 27C isoform X3 — translation MRVKTEMDDDEKGKLFVGGLSWETTQENLQRYFGRYGEVIDCVVMKNSESGRSRGFGFVTFSDPANVPLVLQNGPHQLDGRTIDPKPCNPRTQQKPKRSGGFPKVFLGGLPSNVTETDLRSFFTRFGKVMEVVIMYDQEKKKSRGFGFLSFEDEDAVDRCVAEHFVNLNGKQVEIKRAEPRDSSSKMNDSHQGQWGPPQPGGPPMGMAGNMGPMGGPNGQMGGPMMGGPMGPPGNMMQQYQSWGTSPQTGGYAGYTTQYNSQGWGAPPGPPQQQQIPPPPHHQWGSSYNVQPAAATQGYGSYGGPAAAASGGYGPTAGTGGAAGGGPGGSWNSWNMPQNGPPPGTQPPPQPPQPNSSQPNSNSNPSGPQGDMYSRQTTGSGAPGSSSSSAKTPDYTGYSAYGNYADTSYPQRSYQGGESNQVKSNNERRRGEGSERERMVVIATGYSCT, via the exons ATGAGAGTGAAGACCGAAATGGACGACGACGAAAAGGG AAAGCTGTTTGTCGGTGGTTTGTCCTGGGAGACAACACAAGAAAATCTTCAGCGTTACTTTGGCCGCTACGGCGAAGTAATCGACTGTGTTGTTATGAAAAACAGCGAATCTGGCCGTAGCCGTGGATTTGGATTCGTAACATTCAGCGATCCCGCTAACGTCCCTTTGGTTCTGCAGAATGGGCCGCATCAGCTCGACGGGCGCACT ATCGACCCGAAACCGTGTAATCCGCGCACTCAACAAAAGCCAAAACGCAGTGGCGGCTTTCCGAAAGTTTTCCTCGGTGGCTTACCGAGTAATGTGACAGAGACCGACTTGAGGTCTTTCTTTACACGCTTTGGCAAAGTTATGGAAGTCGTCATAATGTACGATCAGGAAAAGAAGAAATCAAGGG GATTTGGCTTTCTCAGCTTCGAGGATGAAGATGCCGTGGACCGGTGTGTAGCAGAGCATTTCGTCAACTTGAATGGAAAACAG GTTGAGATCAAGCGTGCAGAACCACGAGACTCTTCTAGTAAAATGAACGACAGTCATCAGGGTCAGTGGGGTCCACCGCAACCTGGTGGACCTCCAATGGGCATGGCTGGGAATATGGGGCCTATGGGTGGCCCGAATGGACAAATGGGTGGACCTATGATGGGTGGCCCGATGGGACCGCCAGGAAACATGATGCAGCAGTATCAGAGCTGGGGCACTAGTCCTCAGACTGGTGGATATGCTGGGTACACCACTCAGTACAACTCTCAGGGTTGGGGTGCACCTCCTGGCCCTCCTCAGCAACAGCAGATTCCACCTCCACCCCATCATCAATGGGGTAGCAGTTACAATGTGCAGCCTGCAGCAGCTACTCAAGGTTACGGCAGTTATG GTGGGCCTGCGGCGGCCGCTTCAGGGGGCTATGGGCCTACGGCGGGTACTGGCGGGGCTGCGGGGGGCGGGCCCGGGGGTTCATGGAACTCCTGGAACATGCCACAGAATGGGCCCCCTCCTGGGACCCAGCCACCACCACAGCCCCCTCAGCCCAATTCCTCGCAGCCCAACTCCAACTCGAACCCCTCTGGCCCGCAGG GTGACATGTATTCGCGACAAACCACCGGCTCAGGTGCACCTGGGTCCAGTAGCAGTTCAGCTAAGACTCCAGATTATACTGGCTACTCCGCATATGGTAATTACGCTGACACCAGTTATCCTCAGCGTTCATATCAGGGAGGAGAAAGCAACCAAG TAAAGTCCAACAATGagcggcgaagaggagaaggaagtGAGCGAGAGAGGATGGTTGTCATCGCTACGGGTTACTCGTGTACGTAG
- the Hrb27c gene encoding heterogeneous nuclear ribonucleoprotein at 27C isoform X1: MRVKTEMDDDEKGKLFVGGLSWETTQENLQRYFGRYGEVIDCVVMKNSESGRSRGFGFVTFSDPANVPLVLQNGPHQLDGRTIDPKPCNPRTQQKPKRSGGFPKVFLGGLPSNVTETDLRSFFTRFGKVMEVVIMYDQEKKKSRGFGFLSFEDEDAVDRCVAEHFVNLNGKQVEIKRAEPRDSSSKMNDSHQGQWGPPQPGGPPMGMAGNMGPMGGPNGQMGGPMMGGPMGPPGNMMQQYQSWGTSPQTGGYAGYTTQYNSQGWGAPPGPPQQQQIPPPPHHQWGSSYNVQPAAATQGYGSYGGPAAAASGGYGPTAGTGGAAGGGPGGSWNSWNMPQNGPPPGTQPPPQPPQPNSSQPNSNSNPSGPQGDMYSRQTTGSGAPGSSSSSAKTPDYTGYSAYGNYADTSYPQRSYQGGESNQGTVYGSSRLESVPAAPGTNDNYSGGGPQRGYTGSSSSSNNYHPYRR, translated from the exons ATGAGAGTGAAGACCGAAATGGACGACGACGAAAAGGG AAAGCTGTTTGTCGGTGGTTTGTCCTGGGAGACAACACAAGAAAATCTTCAGCGTTACTTTGGCCGCTACGGCGAAGTAATCGACTGTGTTGTTATGAAAAACAGCGAATCTGGCCGTAGCCGTGGATTTGGATTCGTAACATTCAGCGATCCCGCTAACGTCCCTTTGGTTCTGCAGAATGGGCCGCATCAGCTCGACGGGCGCACT ATCGACCCGAAACCGTGTAATCCGCGCACTCAACAAAAGCCAAAACGCAGTGGCGGCTTTCCGAAAGTTTTCCTCGGTGGCTTACCGAGTAATGTGACAGAGACCGACTTGAGGTCTTTCTTTACACGCTTTGGCAAAGTTATGGAAGTCGTCATAATGTACGATCAGGAAAAGAAGAAATCAAGGG GATTTGGCTTTCTCAGCTTCGAGGATGAAGATGCCGTGGACCGGTGTGTAGCAGAGCATTTCGTCAACTTGAATGGAAAACAG GTTGAGATCAAGCGTGCAGAACCACGAGACTCTTCTAGTAAAATGAACGACAGTCATCAGGGTCAGTGGGGTCCACCGCAACCTGGTGGACCTCCAATGGGCATGGCTGGGAATATGGGGCCTATGGGTGGCCCGAATGGACAAATGGGTGGACCTATGATGGGTGGCCCGATGGGACCGCCAGGAAACATGATGCAGCAGTATCAGAGCTGGGGCACTAGTCCTCAGACTGGTGGATATGCTGGGTACACCACTCAGTACAACTCTCAGGGTTGGGGTGCACCTCCTGGCCCTCCTCAGCAACAGCAGATTCCACCTCCACCCCATCATCAATGGGGTAGCAGTTACAATGTGCAGCCTGCAGCAGCTACTCAAGGTTACGGCAGTTATG GTGGGCCTGCGGCGGCCGCTTCAGGGGGCTATGGGCCTACGGCGGGTACTGGCGGGGCTGCGGGGGGCGGGCCCGGGGGTTCATGGAACTCCTGGAACATGCCACAGAATGGGCCCCCTCCTGGGACCCAGCCACCACCACAGCCCCCTCAGCCCAATTCCTCGCAGCCCAACTCCAACTCGAACCCCTCTGGCCCGCAGG GTGACATGTATTCGCGACAAACCACCGGCTCAGGTGCACCTGGGTCCAGTAGCAGTTCAGCTAAGACTCCAGATTATACTGGCTACTCCGCATATGGTAATTACGCTGACACCAGTTATCCTCAGCGTTCATATCAGGGAGGAGAAAGCAACCAAG